The nucleotide sequence CCCGGGTCGAAGAGGTACGCCTCGGCGAGCCGCTCGTACATCCAGTCGTCGACGACACCGGCGGTGGCGTCGTAGCCGAACAGGTAGTCCACGGTGGCGGCCAGCTCGAAGGCGCCCTTGTAGCCGTGCCGGCGCATGGCGGCGATCCAGCGCGGGTTGACGACCCGGGCCCGGAACACCCGGCGGGTCTCCTCGCCCAGCGTGCGGGTGCGCACGTCGTGCGGCATGGCCGAGTCGCCCACGTACGCGGCCGGGGCGTCGCCGGTGAGGTGGCGGACCATGGCCACCATTCCGCCGTGGTACTGGAAGTAGTCGTCGGAGTCGACGATGTCGTGCTCGCGGGTGTCCTGGTTCTTCACGGCGACGGCGATCCGGGCGAAGGAGCGTTCCATGTCGGCCCGCGCCTCCCGCCCGTCCAGCCCCGGCCCGTAGGCGTAGCCGCCCCAGACCGCGTACACCTCGGCCAGGTCGGCGTCGGTGCGCCAGTTCCGGGCGTCGATGAGCGGCAGCAGCCCGGCCCCGTACGCCCCGGGCTTGGACCCGAAGATGCGGGCGGTGGCCCGTCGCCGGTCCCCGTGTTCGGCGACGTCCGCGTCGACGTGCGCCCGCACGTGGTTCTCGGCGGCCGGCTCGTCGAGCGCGGCGACCTGCCGGACGGCGTCGTCGATGAGGGCCACGACGTGCGGGAAGGCGTCCCGGAAGAAGCCGGAGATGCGCACCGTGACGTCGATCCGGGGGCGGCCCAGCTCGGCGAGGGGCACCACCTCGACGCCGGTGACGCGGCGGGACCGGTCGTCCCACACCGGACGGACGCCGAGCAGCGCGAGGACCTCCGCGATGTCGTCGCCCTGGGTGCGCATGGCGCTGGTGCCCCAGACCGTGAGCCCGACCGACCGCGGGTACGCGCCGGTGTCGGCGAGGTGCCGGGCCAGCAGCGAGTCGGCGAGGGCGACCCCCACGTCCCAGGCGTTGCGGCTGGGGATGGCCTTCGGGTCGACGGAGTAGAAGTTGCGCCCGGTGGGGAGGACGTTGACCAGCCCGCGGGTGGGCGAGCCGGACGGGCCGGGCGGGACGAACCGGCCGTCGAGCGCGCCGAGCACCCGGTCGATCTCGTCGGTGGTCCGGTCCAGCCGGGGCACCACCTCCTGAGCGGCGAAGCGGAGCACCTCGGCGGCGTCGGGCACCGGAGCGCCGACCACCTCCTCGACCACCGCGCCGGCCCTGGTCGCGTCCCAGCCGAGGGTCTCCATGCCGAGGACGAGCCGGCGGGCCAGGGCCTCGATGAGGTCGACGGCGTCGGCGGCGGTGGCGGCCGGCCCGTCGACGGCGTCGGTGAGCGCCGCCGGCATGGCGATCCGCGCGCCAGGGGTGGCGAGCAGCGCCGCCTCGTCGAGGCCGGCGTGTGCGGCGAGGGCCTGGCGCAGCCCGGGCAGGACGCGGGCGCCGCCCCAGACCTGCGGGGCGCGCAGCACCGCGAGGACCAGGTTGACCCGCGCCTCCCCGGCGGGCGCCTCGGCCAGGACGTGCAGGCCGTCGCGGATCTGCACGTCCTTGACCTCGCAGAGGTAGCCGTCGAGGTGCAGCACGAAGTCGTCGAAGTCGTCCGCGCCGGGCATCTCGGCCTGGTGCAGGTCGTGGTGCAGTTCGGCGGCGCGCACGAGGTCCCAGATCTGCCGCTGCACGGTGGGCGCCTTGGCCGGGTCGAGGGCCTGCACGGTGGCGTACTCGTCGAGGAGCTGTTCGAGCTTCGCCAGGTCGCCGTAGGTCTCGGCGCGGGCCATGGGCGGCACCAGGTGGTCGACCACCACGGCGTGGGCGCGGCGCTTGGCCTGGGTGCCCTCGCCGGGGTCGTTGACGATGAACGGGTAGACCAGCGGCAGGTCGCCGAGGACCGCGTCGGGGGCGCAGTCGGCGGCCAGCCCGAGGCCCTTGCCGGGCAGCCATTCCAGGGTGCCGTGCTTGCCGAGGTGGACCACGGCGTCCGCGCCGAAGCCGCCGTCGGCGACCGGCGCGGCCAGCCAGCGGTACGCGGCCAGGTAGTGGTGGCTGGGCGGCAGGTCCGGGTCGTGGTAGATGGCCACGGGGTTCTCGCCGAAGCCGCGCGGCGGCTGGATGAGCAGCGCCACGTTGCCGAAGCGCAGCCCGGCGAGGACGAGGTCGCCGCCGTCGGTGTAGAGGCGGCCGGGCGGCTCGCCCCAGTGCTCCCGCATCCGCTCGCGCAGCGCGGCGGGCACCGCCTCGAACCAGCGCCGGTAGGTCTCCCCCGGCACCCGCGCCTCGGCGGCGGCGAGCTGTTCCGGGGTGAGCCACTCGACGTCGTGCCCGCCCGCGGCGATCAGCGCGTGGATCAGGGCGTCCCCGTCGTCCGGGACCGGCCCGTCGCCCAGGTGGTAGCCGGCCTCGGCCAGGGCGGCGAGCAGCCGGACCGCCGAGGCCGGCGTGTCCAGGCCGACCGCGTTGCCGACCCGGGAGTGCTTCGTGGGGTACGAGCTGAGCACGACGGCCAGGCGCTTGCCGGCGTTCGGCACGTGCCGCAGCCGCGCCTGCCGGACGGCGATCCCGGCGACCCGGGCGGCCCGCTCCGGGTCGGGTTCGTAGACCGAGAGGCCGTCGGCGTCGATCCGCTTGAACGAGAACGGCACCGTCACGATCCGGCCGTCGAACTCGGGAATGGCCACCTGCATGGCGGCGTCCAACGGGGACAGTCCGGCGTCGCCGGCCGCCCACCGGTCACGCTCGCTGGTGAGGCAGAGGGCCTGCACGATCGGCACGTCCAGGGCGGCGAGCGCGCCGACGTCCCAGGCGTCCTCGTCGCCCCCGCCGGAGGCGTCCGCGGCGACCGTCCCGCCGGCGGCGAGCACCGTCACCACGAGGGCGTCGCACCGCGCGAACAGCTCCAGCGGACCCGCGCCCGGTGCGAGGCCGCGCAGCGAGCCGCAGAACACCGCCAACGGCTGGCCGCCGGCCGCCGTCACGGCGTCGGCCAGGGTCTCGACGAAGGCGGTGTTCCCGGCCAGGGCGTGCGCCCGGTAGAAGACGATGCCGACCACGGGCCGGCCGTCGGGCGCCGGGTCGGGGCCGAGGATCCCGTGGGGCGGGGTGGGCGCGGGCGGGTTGAAACCCTCACCGGTGAGCAGCACCGTGTCGGAGAGGAACCGGGCCAGCTCGGCCAGGTTGCCGGGGCCGCCCTCGACCAGGTAGGCGAGGGCCTCGGCGGCCACCCCGGCGGCCACCGTGGACGCCGCCATGAGCTCCGCGTCGGGCACCGCCTCGCCGCCGAGCACGACCGTGGGCACGCCGGAGCCGAGCACCGCGGCGAGGCCGTCCGGCCACGCCTGCCGGCCGCCGAGCAGGCGTACGACGGCCAGGTCGACGCCGTCGAGCAGCGCGGGCACGGCGTCGGCGGCGACCCGGGCGGGGTTGGCGAGCCGGTAGCCGGCGCCGCTGGCGCGGGCGGCGAGCAGGTCGGTGTCGGCGGTGGAGAGCAGCAGGATGCGCACGGACGGCTCCGGAGCGTGACGCCCGGCGGCGCGGCGAGGGCCGGCGGCGGGCGGGGGTGGGCGCGGGTTCGGCGGGTACGCGGGTCCGGCGGACGGTTCACCGACGGCGGGTCGGCAGGGGCGCCCGGCCGGGTGCGGGACCCGGCGGGACGGTCAGCGGCGGACGGCGCGGGCCCGCCCGGCGCGCGGCACGGCGGCCTGCGGGGCGGCGGGGTGAGCGGTCAGCGGCGCGTCGGTGCGCGCCGGCCGGGAACGACGATCGTCGTCGATGGCGGAAAGGCCGTGCATCGGGTCCTCCTCGGGTGTCCACGCCCTGGGGCTCTCCGACGGCCGAAGTATCCTGGCTCCCGGATCGACGCTCACCCCCGGCCTTCCAGCCGCGCACGCACGGCCGTGACTCACGAGGGGGGATCGCTCCCCGGTGACAGTGGCGGGACCGCGCCGGAATCGCACCGGCTTCCTTCACTGCCGTCAGGCCGCGAATGCTGCCACAGCCGCCCGGCGCGGGTCAACGCCGGGTCCCCGGCCTTGCCCGCGACCTCCGGCATCCGCCCATGTCGATATTAATTCCTTTTCCGTCGTCCCGATCGCAATGGCCCGGGTCGATGGGAACGGCGGCATTCCGGCGGCCCGTGGCGGGCCTTCCCGGTGCGCGCCGGTCCGGGCGCCGTGACCGCGTCGCCGCAGCCGGGGCGGCCCGGAGCGGCATCCGCCCGATAGCATCGCGGTCGACTGTGATCATGTGCCACGGAGCGGGGAGGAATTGCCGGTGACGCTGCGCCATCTCGCCGGCCGGGTCTGGTTGTTCCCCGGCGATCCCGACCCGTTCGCGGTCCGCCCGGCCGTGGCGGTGGTCGCCGACGACCGCGGAAGTGTGATCGTCGACGCGGGCCAGAGCCCCGCCCACGCCCGGGAGGTCCGGGCCGCGGTGGCGGCGGCCGGGTTGCCGGAGGCGCGCTGGCTCGTCTACACCCACCACCACTGGGACCACGTCTGGGGCGCCTGCGCCTGGCCGGACGTGGAGATCGTGGGGCACGAGTCGGCCGTACCCCTGCTGCGGGCCGAGGCGGCCCGGCCGTGGAGCCACCGCTACCTGCGCGAGCAGGTCCGCGAGAACCCGCGCCTCGGGCACAGCTTCCGCGCCCGGGCCCTGGCCGTCGACTCCTGGGACGGCTTCGCGGTGCTGCCGCCGACGCGCACCTTCACCGACGAGCTGAGCCTGCCCACCGGCGTGGTGGTCCGGCACGTGGGCGGCCGGCACGCGCCGGACTCCACGGTGGTGCGGGTGCCGGACTCGGGGGTGCTGCTGATCGGCGACTGCTGGTACCCGCCGCCCGCGCACCTGCGCACGGCCGAGGACGGGCCCGACCTGGCCCTCGCGGCGAGCCTGCTCGACGACGACGTGGCCTGGTACGTCTCGGCCCACGACGAGCCGCTGACGCCGGCCGAGGCCCGCGCCGCGCTGGCCGGCGGCTGAGCCGGCTTCGGGGTCGAGCGAACGCCGCCCCGGCCGGCGCCGGAGCCGGGCTCCGCGGCGGCGCGCCGACGGGTCAGCGGGCGCGCCGCTCCGGGTGCGCCCGGTTCCAGGCGCGCATCCGCTCCGGGTAGCCGGTGCGGGCGGCCTCGTAGAGCGGGACCGCGTGCTTCTGGGCGATCTTCCCGGCGGCCCGCGGCGAGCCGGTGCGGCGGCGGATCCACTCCCCGTCGTGCGCGATGGCCACCACGGTGGTGTCGGTGGCGGTGGTCTCGGGTTCCAGATAGAACTCGACCCCGCGCCGGCTGGTGACGAACGCCTCCAGCGCGGCCAGGTCGTCCCGGTTCGCCTCCCGGTCGAGCTTGGTCGGGGTCGTCGGATCGGTGGCCCGGCGGCTGAACCAGCCCATGGCCGCCTCCTCTCCTCGGCGTCCCAGCCAGTGCAGCACGCGAACCTGGCAACCGGCTGGACGCCGGGTGGACGTCGGCTGAGGCGTCAGCGGGCCGGCGGGCGCAGGATCGGGACCAGCGCGAGGGTGGGCAGCAGGAGCAGGGGGACCAGGCCGAGGGCGTGGAGGATGCCCAGGTGGTCACCGAGGAAGCCGAGCAGCGGCGGGCCGGCGAGGAACGCCGTGTAGCCGATCATGGCGACCACGCTGACCCGGGTGGGCGCCCGGTCCTCGTCGTCGGCGGCGGCGCTCATCCCGACCGGGAAGCCGAGCGACGCCCCGACGCCCCACAGCGCCACGCCCACCACGGCGAGCGGCCCCGAGCCGGCCAGCACCGCACAGGTGGCGCCGGTGACGGCCAGCGCGATGGTGCCGAACAGCACCGGCACCCGGCCCCACCGGTCGATCGCCACGGTGCCGGCGGTCCGGCCGAGGGTCATGCCGACCACGAACACCCCGAAGACGGCGGCGCCGGCCGCCTCGCTCACCCCGTACCCGTCGACGAACGCCACCGCCAGCCAGTCGTTCGCGCTGCCCTCGGTGAACGCCATGACCAGCACGAACAGGCCGATGAGCAGGGTGCGCGGCTCCCGCCAGGTGGCCAGCAGCGCGCGCCGGTGGTCGGCGGGCTCGGCCGCGCCGGCCGGCTCGGCCGGTGCGGCCAGGAAGGCGCGGACGCCGAGCAGCGTGCCGGCCAGGACCAGCACCGCGATCACGGGCAGGTGCCAGCCGACCGGTACGCCCAGCCGGGCCGCACCGGCACCGAGCCCGGCGCCGGCGACCGAGCCGAGGCTCCAGGCGGCGTGGAACCGGGGCATGATCGTGCGGCCGAGCCGCTTCTCCACCGCCGCGCCCTCGACGTTCATGGCCACGTCGCAGGTGCCGGAGCCGTACCCCACGGCGAACAGCCCCACCACGACGCCGATCAGCGAGCCGGCCAGGCTGGCCGACAGGCCGGCGGCCGTCAGGCCGAGCGCGACCAGGACGGTCGAGGACGCCACGGTGCGGGCCGGGCCGAGCCGCAGGGTCACCAGCCCGGCGGTGGACATGGCCACCAGCGCACCGGCCGACATGGCCAGCAGCAGCAGGCCGAGGCGCCCGGCGCTGAGCCCGAGGGACTCACGGATCGCGGGGACCCGGGCGAACCAGGTGGCCACGGCGAGCCCGTTGAGGGCGAACACGGCCGCCACGCCGTTGCGGGCGGCCAGGACCGCCCGCGGGCTCACGTCGCGGGCCCCGGCCGGCGCGTCGATGGTGCTGCTCACCGTGCTGTCGTCCTCTCCCCGGAGTGTCGTC is from Micromonospora terminaliae and encodes:
- the cobN gene encoding cobaltochelatase subunit CobN: MRILLLSTADTDLLAARASGAGYRLANPARVAADAVPALLDGVDLAVVRLLGGRQAWPDGLAAVLGSGVPTVVLGGEAVPDAELMAASTVAAGVAAEALAYLVEGGPGNLAELARFLSDTVLLTGEGFNPPAPTPPHGILGPDPAPDGRPVVGIVFYRAHALAGNTAFVETLADAVTAAGGQPLAVFCGSLRGLAPGAGPLELFARCDALVVTVLAAGGTVAADASGGGDEDAWDVGALAALDVPIVQALCLTSERDRWAAGDAGLSPLDAAMQVAIPEFDGRIVTVPFSFKRIDADGLSVYEPDPERAARVAGIAVRQARLRHVPNAGKRLAVVLSSYPTKHSRVGNAVGLDTPASAVRLLAALAEAGYHLGDGPVPDDGDALIHALIAAGGHDVEWLTPEQLAAAEARVPGETYRRWFEAVPAALRERMREHWGEPPGRLYTDGGDLVLAGLRFGNVALLIQPPRGFGENPVAIYHDPDLPPSHHYLAAYRWLAAPVADGGFGADAVVHLGKHGTLEWLPGKGLGLAADCAPDAVLGDLPLVYPFIVNDPGEGTQAKRRAHAVVVDHLVPPMARAETYGDLAKLEQLLDEYATVQALDPAKAPTVQRQIWDLVRAAELHHDLHQAEMPGADDFDDFVLHLDGYLCEVKDVQIRDGLHVLAEAPAGEARVNLVLAVLRAPQVWGGARVLPGLRQALAAHAGLDEAALLATPGARIAMPAALTDAVDGPAATAADAVDLIEALARRLVLGMETLGWDATRAGAVVEEVVGAPVPDAAEVLRFAAQEVVPRLDRTTDEIDRVLGALDGRFVPPGPSGSPTRGLVNVLPTGRNFYSVDPKAIPSRNAWDVGVALADSLLARHLADTGAYPRSVGLTVWGTSAMRTQGDDIAEVLALLGVRPVWDDRSRRVTGVEVVPLAELGRPRIDVTVRISGFFRDAFPHVVALIDDAVRQVAALDEPAAENHVRAHVDADVAEHGDRRRATARIFGSKPGAYGAGLLPLIDARNWRTDADLAEVYAVWGGYAYGPGLDGREARADMERSFARIAVAVKNQDTREHDIVDSDDYFQYHGGMVAMVRHLTGDAPAAYVGDSAMPHDVRTRTLGEETRRVFRARVVNPRWIAAMRRHGYKGAFELAATVDYLFGYDATAGVVDDWMYERLAEAYLFDPGTREFLERSNPWALRGIAERLLEAADRGLWAAPEPVTLDRLHETYLASEGDLEDRQ
- a CDS encoding MBL fold metallo-hydrolase — translated: MTLRHLAGRVWLFPGDPDPFAVRPAVAVVADDRGSVIVDAGQSPAHAREVRAAVAAAGLPEARWLVYTHHHWDHVWGACAWPDVEIVGHESAVPLLRAEAARPWSHRYLREQVRENPRLGHSFRARALAVDSWDGFAVLPPTRTFTDELSLPTGVVVRHVGGRHAPDSTVVRVPDSGVLLIGDCWYPPPAHLRTAEDGPDLALAASLLDDDVAWYVSAHDEPLTPAEARAALAGG
- a CDS encoding MFS transporter, with the translated sequence MSSTIDAPAGARDVSPRAVLAARNGVAAVFALNGLAVATWFARVPAIRESLGLSAGRLGLLLLAMSAGALVAMSTAGLVTLRLGPARTVASSTVLVALGLTAAGLSASLAGSLIGVVVGLFAVGYGSGTCDVAMNVEGAAVEKRLGRTIMPRFHAAWSLGSVAGAGLGAGAARLGVPVGWHLPVIAVLVLAGTLLGVRAFLAAPAEPAGAAEPADHRRALLATWREPRTLLIGLFVLVMAFTEGSANDWLAVAFVDGYGVSEAAGAAVFGVFVVGMTLGRTAGTVAIDRWGRVPVLFGTIALAVTGATCAVLAGSGPLAVVGVALWGVGASLGFPVGMSAAADDEDRAPTRVSVVAMIGYTAFLAGPPLLGFLGDHLGILHALGLVPLLLLPTLALVPILRPPAR